Below is a genomic region from Neisseria zoodegmatis.
CGGTGCTCGTCCACGCCAATTTGTCTTTGCGCTCTTTGCTCAGTCTGCGCCCGAACGGATCATAAGCGTATTCCCATATCTCGGTATTGCCTTTGGGCTTTTTAATCTCTGCGCGGATAAGTTGGTTTTCGCTGTCGTATTGGAACAACTGGCTTTCACCGTTGGACAGCTGGCGGTAAATCATATTGCCCAAGGCATCGTAGGTGTATTCGGTGCCGTTGTATGCTTCGAGGCGGTTGCCTTTGCCGATGTTGCGGCCTTTCAGATGGCCTGTGTGATGCCTGTCTGAAAGGTGTTCAGACAGGCCTTGGGTGTCTTTGAGGCCGTCTGAAACCTTATCCGACAGGATATTGTGTGCGGGGTCGAAGGCGAACTTTTCGCTGCTGCCGGTTTGTTTGTTGACGGCGCTTTCAATCCGCCCGAGTTTGTCGTACACGTAATCCAATACGCCGCTGCGTTGGTCGGCGGTTTGAATCAGGTTGCCGGCTTTGTCGTAGCGGTAGCTTCGGCGCACTGCGCCGCCGACCAGGGTATTGAGTTTGCCGTTGTGCTGCAACGTCCGGTTGGCGGTGGCGGTTTGGTGTTTCAGACGGCCCATCGGGTCGTAGTCGTAGCGGCTGGTTAAGGCGCCTTGGGTTCTTTGGATTTCCTGATGCAGTCGGTCGCGTTCGATGTCGCTGATGGTTTCGCCGTCGAGGTTGATTTGGTGCAGGTGGCCGCTGCCGTAGTAGAGGTAGTTGATGCTGCGGCCGTCGGGGAGAACGGTTTGAATGCGGTTGCCGAGCGGGTCGTAGGCGTAGCCGACGCTGGCGCTTTGGCCGTTGTGGACGGTGGTTTCGCTGACGAGCCGGTCGAGTACGTCGTAAACGAGTTCGACGCTGCTGTGGCGGTTGCGGGCTTTAACCAGATTGCCGGTCAGCGGGTCGTAGTCGAAGCGGGTGCGGCTGTAATGTTTGCCCTCTTCGGCGGGAACGGGGGTGCCGTCGATGCGGCGGCTGGTTTTTTCTACAAGCTGGCCTAGGATATTGCGTTTGAAGCGGTGGATGTGCCAAATCTCGGGGCGGTCGGCTTTGGGGCCGTCTGAAAGGCCGTATTCGGTTTGTTCGCTCAGTTGGCCGGCGGCATCGTAGGCGTAGCCGGTGATTTTGCCCTCCCAGCCGGTTTCTTGAATCAGGTTGTCGGTGTTGTCGTAATCGAGGCGGTAGCTGTCGCCGTTTTCGTTGGTAAGGACGGTTAATCTGCGAGCTTGGTCGTAACGGTAGCCGAAGCTATGGCCGAGGGCGTTGGTGCGTTTGACCGGTAAGCCGTCCACCGCCAGTTCGTATTCGGTTTTGGCACCGAGGCCGTCGATATGGGCAATCAGACGGTTGATGCGGTCGTATTCGAAACTTTCGCTGCTGCCGTCGGGGTAGTCGCTGCGGATGTGGTTGCCGGCTGCGTCGTAATGATGGCGGGTGGTATGGCCGAGGGCATCGGTAACGGTTTCTAAGTCGCCGTATTCGGTGTAGCTGAAACGGGTGGATTGGCCTGAGCAATCGGTATAGCGGATCAGTCGGCCGTCTGAATCGTATTCTAGCTGTTTGGTTTTGCCCAGTGCGTCGGTAATGGCGGCGGGCAGCCATTGTTCGTTGTAGGTGTACCCGGTGCTGTGGCCGGCGGGGTCGGTAATTTGAATCAGGTTGCCGCGCCCGTCGTAGGCGTATTCGGTGATTCTGCCGGCGGGGTCGTTGACGGCAACCGGCAGGTTTAAAGTGTCGTGGTAGTCGATTTGGGTGCGGCTGCCGTCGGGGGCGGTGATGCTGATCACGTTGCCGAAGGTGTCGTAGCCGAAACGGGTTTCGCGGCCGAGTTCGTCGCGTTGAAGGGTAACCCGCCCCCAGTCGTCACGTTCGCTATCGGTACGGTGGCCGGCGGCATCGATGTGGTAAATTTCTTCGTAGTTCTCGTCGAAACCGTAAATTTCTTCCCTGCCCAATGCGTCGGTAACGCGGGTGTAGCCCTCGCGGTAGTCGAACGTCCATGCTTCGCCGAGATTGGTATGGCTGTTGAGCACTTTGCCGTCGGTGTCGTAACGGTCGTATTCGTAACGCGATACCAACCCGTCGGGCTGGTTGTGCTCGATCATGATGTGGTTGCGGTAGGCGAAACCGCGCAGACGTTTGCCGTCGCGGCCGTAAACGGCGGTCAAATCGCCGTAGCCGTCGTAGCCGTAGCGCACCAGTTCGCGGCTGTTGAAGGTAACCGAGGTTAGGCGGTTGACGTAAAGATTGTCGTCTTTGCCGACAAATACGCCGTGTTCGGCAGCGGCATCGAATACTTCGTCGCTGTCGTTTAGGCGGATGGAGGAGAAATGTAATTGGAACTGCCTGCCGTTGCTGTCGTAAACGCTGTGCGGTAGTCCGTTGTCACCGTAGCAAAGGCGGATGTGGTGATGGTTGCGGTTGAGTTGGGCGATGAGCTGGTAAATGCCGTCGCCCTCGTCGACTTCGGCGAACCATAAACGGGCACCGCCGTCAGGTGAGGCGATTTGGTAGAGGCCGTCTGAAACTTGTGAAAAATAGATTTGCTCTTCGTGGTCGAAATAGGCATCTTCCAAACCGTAGGGGTCTTCTTCCGCAGGGTCGGCAATGGGGTCGGCCTCTTCTGTGTCGAAGTCGTCTTCATTATCGGCATATTGCGGTTCGTCTTGCTCGTCGTCGATATCCGGCAGCGGAATTTCCCGGCCTTGTTCGTCAATGTAGAGGAAACCGTCTTCCACCCGTTCCAACCGCATCGAAAACGGCAGCGACCAGCCCTGCCCCAACCAGCCGTTGCCGGGTTGGTCGGAATAGTAGCTGCGCTGCCAGATTAGGGGGAGAGGGGAATCGAAAACAAAGTCGGTTTCTTCGGGAAGGACTTTAATACCCAGTATGGCATTCACCGGACGACCGACTGCACCGCCCTTGCCACCGCCTTTACACGGACAACCTCCCGAACCGGCTCCCCTTCCTCCTGCAGGTCTGCCTTTACGCCCCCTGCCTTTTTTACCTTTCCCCTGAGTAACCAGCCCGCCGTTAAATCCCATTCCACCGCCGCCACTGAACCCTTTAACGGTCTTTTTAGTAGGCGGCTTCGGCCCCGGCACACCGGGAATCATCGAGGCTAAGGAAATCACGGTAGAAGCCACATCAACGGCTGCGGATACGGCAGAGTCGGGGGAAACAATCGATAAAGCGGTAGAAGCGACATCGGCCACCATCTCAATCACATCAACGGGGCCGGCGGCATTGGTCAGCGGTTCGGGCGGATTGGCGGAGCCTTGGGATACCATGGCCGGCGCGGAAGGCTGGGGAATGAGAATGCCTATGGTGTTGCCGAAAGATGCCATGAGATTACTCCGTCAAAATTCTGTTGTTTTTAAAATTAAAAATAGAGCGCCCGCAGGTTTCTGAAGTAAATTTTAAATCGCTTCTGCTCATTTGAAAATGCCGCTTTGCATTTCAAGAGGCCAAAAGTAATCTTAAGTCAGACAACAGAACTTAATATTTGTTCCTTTCAATAAGAATAACTTAGGTAAATGGTTAGGCCGTCTGAAAATAAATAGTGTTAATGCACCAATCAAAATTATGGTAAAGTAGCCGAAAAATTCAAAATAAAAATATCCGTAGGGGAATAATCGTCATTTCATCCATATTGTTGGGATTACGATTAATGCTACAAAGAGAAGTCTATTTTTTCGGCAAACTAAGCCAATCTCGCGATTTTATTGTTTCCGATAATCTGCAAGCCGACGATAAACATTTTTGGGACGGCTGGTTTGGCCGTTGCACCAGCCAAGACAGATTAATCCCGTTTACCCGAAAAACATTTGCCGCGCCGCGAATTTGGCTATTTTGCATCAAGCTATCCGACGGTATGGCTTATACGGGCATCACCGCTCTCAGCGCCGACCAAACCGGAAGGCAATATCCTTTCGTATTATTCTGCAAACCCGACTCTCATTCCGACTTATCAGATTCCATCAGCTTTATTGCTGAAAAAACAGATTTCTTCCGCAACACCTTAAACAACGGCAAGTGCGCTATCGAAAATTGCTTTAACGCCGACACAAGCCATAGCCCCGTTCTTTTATCCGAACCTTTCCGAAACTATTTATCTAATTCAGGCGATACCGGCAGTTTTTGGCAGGAAAGCGAAAGCGGCCGCCATATAAAACACGAAGGCGAACCCTCGTGCTCTCTGTTTAATAAATTATTTGGATCGTAAACTGATGAAAACATTTTCCCGATGGGACGAACCTATTTCCGCCGATGCTCCTGAAGGGGTGAATATCGAATACGACAGCCGCTTTCTGGAACTGCAAAGCGCGGCGGAAGGCAAGCCCGAGCAGCAATACGGCGACACCATTATTCCGGCGGAAGAACCGGATTGGGCAACGGTAGAGAAATTATGCAACCAATTGCTGGCCGAATCGAAAGACCTGCGCGTCTTGGCTTATTACACGCAAGCCCTCACTGCCAAACACGGGCTCACCGGTTTTTGCGCCGGCTGCGAAGCCGTTAAAGCCAATATTGATTCATATTGGGATTCAGTCTTCCCCAAACTCGAAGATGAAGACGGTGAATACGACCCGTTTTACCGCATCAATGCGCTCAGTTCTTTTACTACGCTCGACGGCATCGTTAAAGAAATTTTTCCGGCCAAACTGCTGGTAAACGGGCTGACCCAGCAACCGGTTACCGTCAAAGAAGCGGTTTCGGTGTTACAAGGCAATGATCCGCAAAGCTATCCGGGCGGAAAAGACCGGCTGATGCTCGACATCAGGGTAAGCGCCGACACCGGCAAGCCGGAATTGGTGGCTTTAATCCAAGCATTAGGCCATCTGAAAGACATCCAAAGCACTTTCTCAACCAAACTGCAAGACGAGCATTCCCTCAATTTCGAGGTCATTCAAAAGCCGCTCACTCTGATTCATAAAGCCGTCAATTACAACGACGGCAGCACACCGCAGCCGCAACAGGCGGAACAAACAGACCACACAGCCGAAATCTCCGCCTCAACCGGCACGCAAGAGCAAACGGCTTTCCAAGATGCCGATGCGTGGCGCCGTCTGAATATTAAAAACCGCGCCGATGTCGATTTGGTTTTGGAGAAAATCTGCGTCTATTTTGAAACCCTTGAGCCCAGCCACCCTGCCCCGCTGTTTATCCGCAGGGTACAGCGTCTGATGAATATGGACTTCTACGACATCATGAAAGATATCAGTCCAGAAAGCATTGCCAATTTGGAAGTTTTAATCGGCAAACCGGAAGAAGAAACAGGAACTTCCAACGAGTGAAATAGTCTATTTGTAATAAGCTAAAGTTTGTTTGGACAAAACAACTTTAATCATTTAGAGGTTACTGAACATGTCACGAAACAAATCATCTGGTCAAAAGTTTATTGCCCGCAACCGGGCTCCGCGGGTACAAATCGAGTACGACGTAGAGCTGTACGGTTCCGAGAAAAAAATCGAATTGCCGTTTGTAATGGGCGTGATGGCTGATTTGGTCGGCAAACCTGTCGAACCGCTTCCTGATTTGGCCGAACGCAAGTTTTTGGAAATCGACGTAGATAATTTCGACGAGCGTATGAAAGCCCTCAAACCTCGCGTGGCCTTCAACGTGAAAAACACGCTCACCGGCGAAGGCAATTTGAACGTAGAGCTGGAATTTGAAAGCATGGATGATTTCTCACCCGCCGCAGTAGCCAAAAAAGTAGAACCTCTAAACGAACTTTTGCAAGCGCGCACGGAGCTTTCCAACCTGCTCTCATACATGGACGGCAAGAGCGGTGCGGAGGAATTGATCGGAAAAGTCTTGGGCGACAGCGAGCTGCTGAAAAGCCTTGCGGCCGCACCTAAAGCAACACCCAAAGACGGGCAGTAATTTCGGATGAAAACCAATAAAGCGAGAGTGAATCATGGCTGAAAAGCAATTAGATATCCAAGGGGGCGGCGGCGCGCAAACCGCGTTTGCAGCGAGCGAATTTGAACAACTGCTGCAAAAAGAATTCAAACCCAAAACCGAAGAAGCCAAAAGTGCCGTAACCAACGCCGTAGCAACATTGGCTCAACAAGCCTTGCAAAATGTCGTTACGATTTCAGACGACACTTATCAAACCATCGAAGCAATCATTGCCGAACTCGACAGAAAACTTTCCGAACAAATCAATCTGATTCTGCACCACGAAGATTTTCAAAAACTGGAAGGCGAATGGCGCGGTTTGCATCATTTGGTTACCAATACCGAAACCGACACCCTGCTGAAAATCAAAGTATTGCCGATTTCCAAAAAAGAAGTCGCCCGCAACCTGAAGCGCTTTAAAGGCACGGCTTGGGATCAAAGCCCGCTATTCAAACGCATTTACGAAGAAGAATACGGCCAGTTCGGCGGCGAGCCTTTCGGCTGCTTGGTTGGCGACTATTATTTCGACCATTCCGCACCCGATGTGGAAATGCTCAACAGCCTCGAAAAAATTGCCGCAGCCGCACACTGCCCGTTTATCGCCGGCGCATCGCCCAAACTGATGCAGATGGAATCTTGGCAGGAATTGGCCAATCCGCGCGACTTAAGCAAAATCTTCCAAAACGCCGAATACGCACCGTGGCGCAGCCTGCGTGATTCCGAAGATTCACGCTACATCGGCTTAGCCTTGCCGCGTTTCTTGTCGCGCCTGCCTTATGGTGCCAGCACCAATCCTGTGGACGAATTCGATTTCGAAGAAGAAACCGAAGGCGCGGATCACAACAAATACACTTGGGCCAACGCGGCCTATGCGATGGCGGTGAACATCAACCGCTCGTTCAAATACTACGGTTGGTGTACTTCTATCCGCGGCGTGGAATCCGGCGGCATCGTTGAAAACCTGCCCTGCCACACCTTCCCGACCGACGACGGCGGCGTGGACATGAAATGCCCGACCGAAATCGCCATCAGCGACCGCCGCGAAGCCGAGCTGGCAGCGCTGGGCTTCATGCCGCTGATCCACCGCAAAAATACCGATTTGGCAGCGTTTATCGGCGCGCAATCCCTGCACAAGCCTGCCGAATATTATGATCCCGATGCTACGGCCAATGCCCGTTTGTCCGCCCGCCTGCCTTATCTGTTTGCATGCTGCCGCTTCGCCCACTATCTGAAATGTATCGTGCGCGACAAAGTGGGTTCCTTCCGTGAACGCGAAGATATGGAGCGCTGGCTGAACGAATGGATTATGAATTATGTAGACGGCGACCCGATTAACTCTACCCAAGAAACAAAAGCCCGCAAACCGTTGGCGGCGGCGGAAGTAGTGGTGGAAGAAGTGGAAGACAACCCCGGATACTACACTTCTAAATTCTTCCTGCGGCCGCACTACCAACTTGAGGGGCTTACCGTTTCATTGCGCTTAGTTTCCAAACTGCCTTCGGCTAAACAGGAATAGTCGGGTTTGGTTTATTTAGTCGGGCATACTCATGCCCTGTTGTCTGATCGCTTAAATTTCTTAACAAGGAGAGTAAAACATGGCTATTGATATGTTCATGAAAGTTGAAGGTGTAAACGGTGAATCAAAAGATGCCAACCACAAAGACTGGACCAATATCGAAAGTTTCGACTGGGGTGCCGAGCAACCCGGTTCGATGACCAGCGGCGGCGGCGGCGGTGCCGGTAAAGTGAATTTTAACGACTTGACCGTAGTGGCCGCCATCGATAAAGCCGCTCCGACCATTCTGAAAAACTGTGCCACCGGCCAACACTTGAGCAAAGTAGAAATCTCCGTGTGCAAAGCCGGCGGCGAACAAATCGAATATTCGCGCACCACATTGGAAGACGTTTTGGTAACCGGTGTGAAATTCATCGGCGTACAAGGCAATGACGCGCTGAAAATGCGTTACTCATTCCAAGCTGCCAAAGTGAAAAACCAATATTGGGAACAAACCGATAAAGGTTCCAAAGGCGCCGAAGTTCAGATGGCCTTCAACATCAAAGAAAACAAATCTGCATAATCTTTATGCACGTTTAGTTGGAGAAGCCTGGCTTAAAAGGCGTTTTAAGTCAGGCTTTACATATATACACTTTTCAGACGGCCTCTATCCTTCTTGAAAAGTTGATTCGGGCTTTCGCTCTTACTGCACTTTCTACAAAAATAAACAAGGAGTTGCTGAGATGGATTTGAAAACTAAATTATCGGACATGATTGAACTGGTGCGTTCAAATCCCGACAATCAGGAACACCGTTTGGCATTGATTCAATATCTCTGCCTGTGCGCAAAATGGGACCAGGCGCTGAAACAGATCGGGCAATACCAAAAGCTCTTTCCCAACACCCAAAAGCCCCTGATGCTTTATCTTATTGAAAATATCGAAGCCGAAATGCGCCGCCAAGCTGTTTTAGCGGCACAGCAAAAGCCGAAAACGCTGGAACAGCACGCCGGCAAGCTCGATATTCTGCAAAAACAACTCTCTTTGGTCGCCCATGTGGCAGAACAAAAAAGCGCGGCTCTTGCCGACGGCTACGCCGCTTTATCCGACGACATCGACGAAACACCGGTAAACATTACCTATCTTCTGGCAGACAAATCGGTTGCCGATGCATCCGGCAGTTGGATCATAGACGGCGACGTGCGTACCGCTTTCGTTTACGAATACTTCTACCGCGGCCACTACTACTGGCAAACTTGGGGTTCCATCGAAAGCATTGCTTTCAAAACACCCGCTTCCTTGCTCGACGTGATTTGGAGGCCGTCTGAAATCACATTCAGCCACGGCGAATGCATCCAATGCACCAGCCCCGCCCGCTATGCCGTTTTACCCGAGGCAGAATCGGAATGGTCGGATCTGCTGCTGCAATGCGCGCAAACCGACTGGGTTGAAGCGGCAGACCAGCTTTTTACCGGCATCGGCCAGAAGATGCTGTACACCGACAACCACGATTTCGGCCTGTTGGATATCCGCAGCATTAAATTCGGACAACACCGTTAAACCCACCCATCCGTCAGCCACGGCAATTAATCATGTCGCCATTCAAAAACCAACTGCTGCCTTCTTTGTTCGACAGACTCACCGACGAAGAACCGCGCAAAAAAAAAGAAGCACGACCCGATCAGGCCATCAACCTCGACCAATATCGGCAAGCCGTGCTGCGCGATATTCTTTACCTGCTGAACACCTGCAACCTGCAAGCGGAAACCATGGAGCAACACCTGCCCGAAAACGTGCGTTCGTCCACGCTCAACTACGGCATTCCGCCCCTTTCCGGCGTTAATTTTTCCGACATAGAATGGCAGAACGTGGAGCAAAACATCAAGCAGGCCGTTATTGATTTCGAACCGCGGCTCGACAGCAAATCGCTGCAAGTGATTGTGAACACCGAAGACGATGACGACGATGCCTTGCACAACAAACTGATTATTGAAATCAAAGGCCATCTGAAACTCAACCCTTATCCAAAAGAATTCCTGCTGCGAACCAGTATGGATATCGAAACCGGGCTGTTTAATTTATTAGAAGGGGGAACGGGCCGTGAATAACAAATTACTGTCTTATTACAATAAAGAGCTGGCCTTCCTGAAAGAAATGGGCAGGGAGTTTGCGCTCAAATATCCCAAAGTGGCTTCCCGACTGGCCTTGGATACTTCCGACATTCCCGACCCTTACGTCGAACGGCTGCTGGAAGGCGTGAGCTTTCTCACCGCCCGCACCCAGCTTAAACTGGATGCGGAATATCCCCGTTTCGTGCAAAGAATTTTAGAAGTCGTTTACCCCGACTTCATCAACCAAAAACCAGCGGCGGCCATTGTCAATTTAGAACCTGCCGGCCAATACAACGCCGATGTTATCAATCTGCTGGAGCGCGGCAGAATATTAAGGTCGCTGCCGATTGACGAATTCAAAGTAAGCTGCCCGTTTTCGGTAACCAAAACCACCGAAATCCTGCCGCTGCGGATAGAAAAAGCCAAATATACCGATTCGCTCGGCTATTTGCCGGGTACGCTTCCCATGCTCAAACCCTCTTCCGGTAAAAAAGTGCAATCCGCCCTACGCTTGGATTTCTCGCTCAGCGTACCCGGAGCCTGTTCGGAAATGCTGCCGGACACATTGCCTGTGTTTTTAGGCACGGAGCTTTCCAAATCGTCTTCTTTGCTGTTCCTGCTGGCTTCCGAATGCGTGGGC
It encodes:
- the tagF gene encoding type VI secretion system-associated protein TagF, whose protein sequence is MLQREVYFFGKLSQSRDFIVSDNLQADDKHFWDGWFGRCTSQDRLIPFTRKTFAAPRIWLFCIKLSDGMAYTGITALSADQTGRQYPFVLFCKPDSHSDLSDSISFIAEKTDFFRNTLNNGKCAIENCFNADTSHSPVLLSEPFRNYLSNSGDTGSFWQESESGRHIKHEGEPSCSLFNKLFGS
- the tssA gene encoding type VI secretion system protein TssA, encoding MKTFSRWDEPISADAPEGVNIEYDSRFLELQSAAEGKPEQQYGDTIIPAEEPDWATVEKLCNQLLAESKDLRVLAYYTQALTAKHGLTGFCAGCEAVKANIDSYWDSVFPKLEDEDGEYDPFYRINALSSFTTLDGIVKEIFPAKLLVNGLTQQPVTVKEAVSVLQGNDPQSYPGGKDRLMLDIRVSADTGKPELVALIQALGHLKDIQSTFSTKLQDEHSLNFEVIQKPLTLIHKAVNYNDGSTPQPQQAEQTDHTAEISASTGTQEQTAFQDADAWRRLNIKNRADVDLVLEKICVYFETLEPSHPAPLFIRRVQRLMNMDFYDIMKDISPESIANLEVLIGKPEEETGTSNE
- the tssB gene encoding type VI secretion system contractile sheath small subunit encodes the protein MSRNKSSGQKFIARNRAPRVQIEYDVELYGSEKKIELPFVMGVMADLVGKPVEPLPDLAERKFLEIDVDNFDERMKALKPRVAFNVKNTLTGEGNLNVELEFESMDDFSPAAVAKKVEPLNELLQARTELSNLLSYMDGKSGAEELIGKVLGDSELLKSLAAAPKATPKDGQ
- the tssC gene encoding type VI secretion system contractile sheath large subunit — its product is MAEKQLDIQGGGGAQTAFAASEFEQLLQKEFKPKTEEAKSAVTNAVATLAQQALQNVVTISDDTYQTIEAIIAELDRKLSEQINLILHHEDFQKLEGEWRGLHHLVTNTETDTLLKIKVLPISKKEVARNLKRFKGTAWDQSPLFKRIYEEEYGQFGGEPFGCLVGDYYFDHSAPDVEMLNSLEKIAAAAHCPFIAGASPKLMQMESWQELANPRDLSKIFQNAEYAPWRSLRDSEDSRYIGLALPRFLSRLPYGASTNPVDEFDFEEETEGADHNKYTWANAAYAMAVNINRSFKYYGWCTSIRGVESGGIVENLPCHTFPTDDGGVDMKCPTEIAISDRREAELAALGFMPLIHRKNTDLAAFIGAQSLHKPAEYYDPDATANARLSARLPYLFACCRFAHYLKCIVRDKVGSFREREDMERWLNEWIMNYVDGDPINSTQETKARKPLAAAEVVVEEVEDNPGYYTSKFFLRPHYQLEGLTVSLRLVSKLPSAKQE
- a CDS encoding Hcp family type VI secretion system effector; the protein is MAIDMFMKVEGVNGESKDANHKDWTNIESFDWGAEQPGSMTSGGGGGAGKVNFNDLTVVAAIDKAAPTILKNCATGQHLSKVEISVCKAGGEQIEYSRTTLEDVLVTGVKFIGVQGNDALKMRYSFQAAKVKNQYWEQTDKGSKGAEVQMAFNIKENKSA
- a CDS encoding type VI secretion system accessory protein TagJ, with protein sequence MDLKTKLSDMIELVRSNPDNQEHRLALIQYLCLCAKWDQALKQIGQYQKLFPNTQKPLMLYLIENIEAEMRRQAVLAAQQKPKTLEQHAGKLDILQKQLSLVAHVAEQKSAALADGYAALSDDIDETPVNITYLLADKSVADASGSWIIDGDVRTAFVYEYFYRGHYYWQTWGSIESIAFKTPASLLDVIWRPSEITFSHGECIQCTSPARYAVLPEAESEWSDLLLQCAQTDWVEAADQLFTGIGQKMLYTDNHDFGLLDIRSIKFGQHR
- the tssE gene encoding type VI secretion system baseplate subunit TssE, producing MSPFKNQLLPSLFDRLTDEEPRKKKEARPDQAINLDQYRQAVLRDILYLLNTCNLQAETMEQHLPENVRSSTLNYGIPPLSGVNFSDIEWQNVEQNIKQAVIDFEPRLDSKSLQVIVNTEDDDDDALHNKLIIEIKGHLKLNPYPKEFLLRTSMDIETGLFNLLEGGTGRE